CGCTCTGTATTGCATCGGAGCTCACATTCGGCAGGTGGTAAATCTGGTTCCTCCAGATGTGGTAGAACTCATCAGCCGACGACTGAATCTCTACTTCAAAGTCTAGCTTCCCCTCCAAGCCCATCCTCTCTCCTGGTGAAATGAATAAGCTCACTCACAAAGAAACCAAAACCCTAGTAGAAGCAAGCTGCAATTCAAGAACTGAAGACCGAGGCTGTCTCGTTTCAGTTGTAAGAGCGGAGGGCTAGTTCGCTTGGCCTTAATATGGAGATCAAGATGCCACCCTCCAGTATTTCAATATCACAACGTGCGTccccacattttttttattaaaggtTATCGTTTGCTAGACCGACATGTGGGAGGATTTTCTTATTGGGGAAGATGTcctttaaattagttttctaaaaaagaatggCATTATCCATCCAGCTTCAATTATTGGGGAGGATTGTTATCAATCAATAAGTCGACCGTTTGGTTGATATGGGTTAGAAAATGGATTGTGTAGCTTATCTTGTGAACGCTcgaatttaaaattagatattCTATCCACATGATCCTCCATGACTCGTCATCATATCTTCGATATAGATTAAGAGCTCAGTCAatcacattttttaaataattagagATAATACGCTAACCAAACACGCAACAACATCTAAAATATGCCGTTGTCCAAGTATTCAATTTCAAGGCTGACATGATGGATAATTACGTAGTTAATTAACGGATGTCTCGCGCTAAAAGTATTTTGACGTTAAGTACAAAAAGGAATCAGTGAGATCTAAATTGATTAATGGAATGATATACGATTAGAGCGATCTAATTTAGTTTTAGAAAGTGTAAAACTCTATAATATAAATGTATTAGAACCTCTCGTGTAAGTCTTCCAACCCAAattaaaacacaaacaaatattCGAAACCTAAATTTCTTGGGTGTGAATGATATGGCTCACAATACAAATTCGGGATAGAAAGTTCAAGAGTAAACTAacactccatttattttgcaaaaatgaacgattttaaaaatattctctAAAGATAACGACTTACATCACTACAAATAATTGgtcaatgaataatattttcatcataaataataatttatttccaaacatttttgtaaacgatgaaaacattttttatttattcatttttgtacaCATTACAAGTGAtcatatttatgaaaatatctttcaaatcattaatttttcgcAAATAAAACACACTCTAATTTTGAAAGCAAACATTAATGAGGCTTTGGGGGGGGGGATCCTTTCTTTCATCTTCACATTACTTATTTTGTGAATAGTACACAAATTTCAATTGAGCTATCAATATTAACAGATATTAACagtttaaatttagttttaagtaCTCAGTAAATAATGTCATATGAAAGTTTTCCTATGCATCGTCCACCATATCAGTAAAGTACATGAAGTTGTATGGACAATCTTCCAATGGGATGGCAAATTATGTATGAAAAATCATGCACCTCTGATTGGTCAGCTTAACGACAAATCATAGACAACAAAGAGTAATTATAGGATTGCTTGTGTTGATTTAATAGGAGAACTGAAGGgcgaaaaagaacaagaaagcatAAAATTTTGCATCCGCGGGGCCTTATTATAATCAGCTGACAAAGCTTGCCTGTTTTTGGGCCAGCCCATGAAGAGCCCACGTTTCCTTCATCCTCCGTAAGCTGGGCCACGTGCAAGATTGAAGATGCAAAGAATTTAAAGACTTTGGAcctgagcaagtccttaaactgctccacCCTGAATCGCCCAAGATCCTGCAGTTAGCCTAGCCCCCATTTATAGGGGTTTAACCGGGATTACGGGATAACGTCCCGTTGGGTATCCCCGCCAACTCCCTACAGGAAATGGACCACCTTCCGGATCCGTGAAGCGCTCTCCCAAGATAATGAATGAAAGGTCAGGCGGCCTTCACGTGAGTGGGCTGCcccaaaaagaacaagaaagtataaaattttGCATCCGCGGGGCCTTATTATAATCAGCTGACAAAGCTTGCCTGTTTTTGGGCCAGCCCATGACGAGCCCACGTTTCCTTCATCCTCCGTAAGTTGGGCCACGTGCAAGATTGAAGATGCAAAGAATTTAAAGACTTAAACTGTAAAAAAGATGAGGAAGTTTTAAGGACTCCAGAGTGAAAACCTCATGCTTTTAAGCATTGCACTTGTATCTTGTGACTTGAACTTATTAAGTCctgttggattaatttttaatttcgataAACTTACATCGTTAAGCTCCAACGTGAAATTGACAATATATGTGAAAGATATGTAAGTACTAAAAATAATTCATGCATGTTGCATGTGTAATAGAGAAAAAAAGGCGaagtcaagaaaaatgacaattttaGAATATCAATGACCGTTAATAACCAATGATAATTGATAGGTGATTATATTATGGGAGAAGAGAAGCACATTTTCGATTACATATCTACCGCATCATACATGACAATTGTCCCACCGAGCCTATGTAATAGCCATTAATACTTCAATCGCAATAGAGATTAGATGACAGTAATCGCTAGTGTAAACAACATTGCAAGTAATAGAACAAGTGATGTGAATTTTACATGCAATTTAGTTGAAGTCGAATCATATTAAACCATGATCACTCCAAAAAGATCGAGATCTATAGTACTTTACATATGTAGGGAACATATTGCCGTTCGTCGAAATCAGTTCACAGACTCAAAATCGTGTCAAGACCCAGGAAATTGCAACAAGTAAATTCGGCACTTTGTTTCTAAATTTTCCACGTGCAAGCTTGCTAAAGTAATATGCACGCGAGTTGTGTGTTTCTTTGGAGTTGCATGTTCGGGGTCTCAGATGGACCAATCCCATCAATCGATGGGAACCACTTGACGAGAACAAGGAATCGAGAACAATGGCTCTGTcgaaaggggaaagaaaaggatggGCTAGCGGAAGCGCGCCGAGAGAATATGCCGAGGAGATGTGCGCTCCGGACATCCTCAGATTCCTCGAGTCGGTTTGACCTTACTGCTCAAAGACGCACTCCCACGTAATCCCTCCCCCAACCATTTCTTGCAGACTCCGTCGCACATGCAcgctttccctctctctctctctctctctctctctccatttcttcCTCGTCAAGATTCTCGACGCCGGCttcggtcgccgccgccgttcgATTGGCCTGCCCAATCTCGCCCCCACCGTTTCGAGAATCTTGCGGCGGCCGGAGCTCTGAATTCGTGGCGGTTCGCGTCGGCCGCCGGCGGAAACCCTAGTGCTCTGCTCCGCGGCTGAGGGAAGCTTGCGATCGAAGTAagccctttctctctctttctctctctataccCCGCGTGCGTCGATCGTTTGCTCGCGTAGCTAGAATCGAGCGCGTGACGTGAAGTGGGTTGCGTGTTGCCGCGCTTGCTGATCGATTGGTGCTGGTGTTTCCGGTTGTTGTGCGGAAGGAGCTGGAATCGGCGGCGAGGGGCGAACTGAGGATCGCGAATATGGGGTCCGAGAGGCAGTCCATGGGTCTGCTGGGCACGCTGAGGATGAGGACTATCCTGACGCACACGTATCCCTACCCTCACGAGCATTCGAGGCACGCCGTGATCGCCGTGGTCGTCGGCTGCCTGTTCTTCATCTCGTCGGACAATATGCACACTCTCATCGAGAAGCTGGACAAAAACATCAAGTGGTGGTCCATGTATGCTTGCTTGCTGggtttcttctatttcttttcttcgcCGTTCATCGGGAAGACCATCAAGCCCAGTTATTCGAATTTTAGCCGATGGTGAGCACTCTGTTCCGTCCTGAGcctaaaggatttttttttttttttcttggggctGTGGAATGGGGGTTGCTTTGTATTCTTCCGAGTGCGTTGGCGGTCGTTTTAACTGTCTCGGGGAATAACGCTTGCTTTCCATAGGTACATTGCGTGGATTTTAGTGGCGGCTCTGTATCATCTTCCCAGTTTTCAGTCAATGGGAGTGGATTTGAGGATgaatttgtctttatttttgaCTATTTACGTCTCCTCTATTATATTCCTCACTGTCTTCCATATACTATTCCTTGGTCTCTGGTACATTGGACTTGTATCTCGTGTGGCTGGAAGAAGGCCAGAGCTCTGGACCATAATACAGAATTGTGCGGTTAGTTCTGAGGATCTATTTCTTCTAAGATTATATAGCATTTGCCTATTCTTGTCTTTTTAATATAATGCATTTTTATGTTATGTATAGGTTCTAAGCATTGCCTGCTGTGTATTTTATAGTCACTGTGGCAACCGTGCTATTTTGAAGCAAAGGCCGTTTGAGCGAAAAAGTTCTGGCTGGTTCTCTCtttggaagaaagaagaaaggaacacATGGATCGCGAAATTCCTTCGGATTCATGAGTTTAAGGACCAGATTTGCTCATCTTGGTTTGCACCAGTTGGGTCTGCTAATGATTATCCACTCTTGTCGAAGTGGGTCATATATGGGGAGGTATAGAATGAAGGCTTCTTATATTGATCATATGTCATGTGCTGACttattttttatgacttttgacATCGATAATTCATCATACATCAACTTACTTGTTATTAATATCTCGTTTTAGTCTGTTGCAGGGCGCGGGCTCTTCTGACGAAATTTCTCCTTTATACTCGTTATGGGCAACCTTTGTAGGCCTTTACATTACCAATTATGTTATAGAGAGGTCAACAGGGTGAGTGGCATTTTGTTagttttttgaataattaataGGACTTTGCCCCCTTGCTGTGGATACAGTGTTGTGATGGATAAATTGTTCATACCCTTGTTCTAGTGCAATAGTTTGCACTTTAGTTGTTTTGATTAGCCAATTAAAAGCCATACAGTAGGCTGAATGCGGCAGATGATTCTACTATGTAATAGAGTTCTTCTTTATGGTAATGCAGTTGAGAATTAGGCAGTGGAAAAGTAGAGTGGTCTTGTGCTAACAGATGCCCTTGTATCTTTTTAGCCCAACTTTTGCCTGTCACTATAATCTTCTTCACCATGTTGTGGTGATTTCAACTCAATCTGTTCGAATGTTATAACAAGCAGGTGGGCTCTCACTCACCCTTTATCagttgaagaatttgaaaagttgaagaaaaagcaaatgaaaccaAACTTCTTGGGGATGGTTCCCTGGTATTCTGGGTATGCtgtttccctcttctttttccttttctttccctttttcttttctttttttattttggggggGGATCTTGCAGTATTTTTTACTTATACAGTTCTTGTTGTGTACTGCAGAACTTCAGCTGATCTTTTTAAGACAATGTTTGATCTCCTAGTGTCAGTAACAGTCTTTCTTGGCCGCTTTGATATGCGCATGATGCAGGTGAAGTTCCATTGTCTAAactttttgtgatgaatttatgTGTCTCTCTTGTAAATCTCCCTCTTAATTTCCATGTTacatctctctctatctgtctATCAATGTCTCCAAGAAGATAGTTGACCTGAGAAATAATTTTAGGGATTTTCCTTCACATTCTTTCCTCGTTGGATCCTAACAAAAGGAACATTATGAAACTTATGCATTAATAACACAGCATCAGATCATGCTACTGACAGCATCAAATTATGCTTAGGTGGTTGTATCATGTACTTATTTTTGTTGTCCAACTTAGGCACTTGTTTTTAAGCTCcctctggaaaaaaaaagaagaaaagatttttaaattgtttgaaGTTTAGATGAGTATTTTGTGCTGGCAATCGATCTATAGTTGCTATTTGCGAACTGTGATTGTCAATGTTTCTTTTCAATCATTTATTTGCAAATTCTGTCTTTTTATCAGATCTTGTTGTCAATATAGCACAAACAAAATCATTGTTTAAGTACAAAACCATGTGTATATAGTTAACACAGTGGCTGCATTGTTTCATCTTTCTAATTCATCAGGCAGCAATGAACAAGGTTGAAGATGGAGTTGAGCAGGATTTTTTCTATGATCACTTCAGTGAAAAAGATgatttttggtttgatttcatggCTGATACTGGTGATGGTGGGAATTCTTCTTACAGCATTGCACGGCTACTGGCTCAGCCTTCACTTAATGTGACAACCAGTGATTCTATGCTTTCCTTACCACGCGGGAACTTGCTTCTTATTGGGGGTGATCTTGCGTAAGTCAATCACATGTTTTTCTATTCTACAACATGACAATTTGCATCAGTTTAAGTAATTCTCTTGCTCTTGTTATATTCCATCTCTTGCATGAACCAGAGCAGGTAGAGTAGCACAATTTAATGATTGGCAGTTCTTGAATAGTATTAGACTGTCAGTCATAGAAATGGAATGTGTTATAAACCACTTTAAGTCTAATCTATTTAGTGGGTTAATGGTCATGGTAATTAGTTCTTGCCtattgaatttcaaatttaaattggttAGTTCGTTTTGTAAGTTTGACCCTGCGCTGAACTTTGCCTTGCTTCTACTCTCTCAATTGTtaagcagaattttctctttcagCTAGTGATGGACTGGACTGATGTTTCTTCAGTCTTAATTATATGAAACAGTACCaaactttttttggtcggttaaaCATTGCATTTGAGCCTATTCTGGTCTGTTTTATATGTTGTTCTGCTTGTTCTGCATCTACTTTTGTGGCGGAGCATTTCAATTGGCTTAACTTGCCTTTATTGTACCATTAGGCTTTTAGATATATGTTGTGTTCATTGAGTTTGAAACTCTCATTGGCCACTCCAGGTATGTGACTTGATTACCTTATGGTTGGTTTATTTTGACTAATGAAAAGTTGAAGCAAATTATTACTTTCCCgccaaaattttaattagttgTTAAATTTTAAGAcattatgaaaaatatactaTGTGTCAACATTTACtatgttgtgaaaatttcaagTGGTTAAGATTAAAAAACAAGTCAAAGACTGTGCACACacatcatttgaaaaaaaaaaacgcaaaaagtaaaaataaagccACTCTGGACACATGTTATTTCATCCCCATGAAGCAGCCAGCACATGCTCTATTTTTGGAGAGTAATTGCATCTTGAGTGAGGTAGTCAAGCTCACTTTGGTTACTGACATCGTCATAAAATGGGATTCTAAGATTAAATCATAACATTTTACGTACTTAAACAACTAGGTAGAAGTTCGAGTCTTATACTCCAAACTATCAATTTAAACGATAGGAGACATTAAATGGTTCCATGCTCTCAATGTCATACAAATATTCTGAAatcaattatattaaaaaagtcGCTTAATATATAAGCATGGTTTACAGTTTTAGATAGTTTTAGTCTAATCTGCAGGCTAAAATGTATAGATTTATTAAACTTGAAGTTTTCGGATTTTCAGTAAGGTAACAAGTACTATGACGCTGGACCAATGGGATTAGCTCATTTATGAGTAACAATCATTGATGCCTATTTCTGCTGGAGTGTCACTTATCACTGTCAAAGTCTCTCCATGTTGATGTAGTGGATGGTTGGTGTAGTCATGTATGAAGTTGTTGAGCAAAGACATCGagacagagaaagaagaagacacttttttgattttttgttcccccTGAAAATTATCATTTGCAGTAAACCAGTAGTGGATCTCTcttcaatttaaaaagaaaaaaaaaaaaaaatcccatcaaGCATTAGCAAAGTGTGTTGTCAACCACAATGATCTTGAGGGTTTTTGTCAATACTTAAAATGGACGGGTCTGCACTTTATGGGCTCCAAACCCAATTATGTTTTATATCATCTGCCAATATTGTAAGTTCAGGCTAGTCTACTTTtacttgttttctttatttcgGTTATGTTGaatattacattttttatttgatcacaTTTGTTGCTGAGTATGCAAGGAAGTGTCAGCTGGTTTGATTTTAAATTAAGCACGGCGAACAGAGAATTAGGCATCATTTGCTTGTATAAGTGCATCGATTTCTAGAAATGTTCATTCTTGCTTAAACAAAGTATTATGCTTCTTTTGCAGATATCCAAATCCATCTGCATTTACTTATGAAAAGAGGTTCTTTCGTCCTTTTGAGTGTgctcttcagcctccaccttggTACAAACTAGAACAGATTGCTGTGAACAAGCCTGAAATTCCAACTGGGATTTCTGAGCTAAAGCAATATGATGGGCCCCAGGCTTTCCTAATTCCTGGAAATCACGGTCAGTTTTGGTTTCCATTGTGACCCTTGCTTAAGTTTTTTGTTTGGCTCTCTGACAACACCTTGTAtcattttgaaacttgaaactaaTATCATTGCATTGTGCTCTCCCATGTCCTTAGTTGTTTTTGTTATTAGAAGTTTCTAAAATCTGGTGCTTTGAAGATGTAATGGTTACCTCATTAAATTTTGTTTATGCGGTTTTACAGATTGGTTTGATGGACTTCATACTTTCATGAGGTACATATGTCATAAGAGTTGGCTAGGTGGGTGGTTGATGCCTCAGAAAAAGAGTTATTTTGCTTTGCAACTCCCCAAAAATTGGTGGGTATTTGGCCTTGATCTGGCACTCCATGGCGATATTGATGTGTACCAATTTAAATTCTTCTCAGAGCTGGTAAAGAAGAAGGTACTTCCttaattttctttgcaattttttgaCAATCTTTGTTAGGAAAACAATCAGATAAGGGAAATGCTTGAGTTGAGGGATCCTGTATGGGACATGTAGCTGGTAGTTTGTATCACTCTTGAGGATATTCCTCTGGATTGTATAGCATCTTTCTGCCTTTTGAGTCGCCATTTTAGATATTTTCCAGCAGCTTATTTGCTATTGTCGTGCGGTCTGATATGTTGTTGAGTTGTTTACAGTTGGACATATATTTTTCTGTTAGTAACTTGCTGAGAGAGGATCATGgtcttttatttctattttcatcagAAGTCTTTTGAAGAACTGCACATTTATCTATCCTTTGTTAAGTTATTAGCTTGTGATATACTCCTGTTGGGGCCAATAATTCCAGCCTCTGAATGACAACTTTAGTGctataattcaaaatattcCCCAAGAGAGCTTATCGATATTAATCTTTGCTAATGGCCTCGGTGTTGATGTTAGTCctgctttaaatttttttcagatCTGATTTAGGTCCGAGTGAGAAGTCCTCTATCAATGCCCTCAGTGTCCTAGGATAAAGTCTGTTTGGCCCTGGCATTTTGCTCTTTTACTACCATGTATGTGGCTTAATTTGGAGTTTGAACATTTGCTCTTGTATGAATAGGAATCATTAACTAGTGATCTTATGATTTCTTATCTGTGTCACAGCTAATCTGTGCATAAGGAGAATGGTGTGCTTTGAAACATGATAATGCTAATTGTATCTTCAGCTGAATCTAATCTTATAGATTATCGGAATTTGTTTCATATCCTTTACTACTGCTAGCAACTTACATTTCCACAATTGATTAtggtgtttttcttttcatgtttctGGTACCTCTACATACACGTCTTAATCACTATAGCACAAAGTGGAACATTTTATAGGGACTAAAGCTAGTCAAAAACCTCTACATCATAACACGATATCTACAGCTGTCTCTTGTTACAGTGAGTTGAGTATCTAATTCCACATCTAATGCAGGTTGGGGATGAGGATTCAGTGATCATACTTACGCATGAACCTAACTGGCTTCTTGATTGGTATTGGAATGATGTTTCTGGGAAGAATTTCTCTCATTTGATATGTGATCATTTGAAGGGGAGATGTAAACTTCGAATTGCTGGGGACTTGCATCATTATATGCGTCACTCTTGTGTACCTTCAGATAAGCCAGTTTATGTGCAACATCTACTTGTGAATGGTTGTGGTGGGGCATTTTTACATCCAACCCATGTATTTGGGAACTTTAAGGAATATTGTGGAGCTACTTATGAGACCAAGGCTTCTTATCCATCTTTTGAAGATTCTAGCAGGGTATATGACAAGACGATTTCTAGCTTCTTTGATCAATTAGTTTTGAACTCTAGTGCAAAATCTTACTTTTATCTGGTTGCTTTGCAGATTGCTTTGGGGAatatcttgaaatttcggaaGAAAAACTGGCAATTTGATATTATCGGTGGTATCATCTACTTTGTTCTGGTTTTTTCTATGTTACCCCAAGTGAGTATGCCTTTTAGCTGAACGTGATTTTTGCATTCAGATTCTTGGTAGACGGGTATCATGTCACGTAGCACTTCGCAGTTAGcatatcatttatttattaatccaATCCGTTAGAAGCAGGGTGTTTTCATTTTACTCAACTCTTCATTGTGAATTCCTTTTTAAGCAGTCAAGGTTCCAAGGAGATAATATAAGTTCCAAAGATAACTCAAACAAATAGCATGGAGCCTACTTATCCTGCTCcttatttattattatgttaATATGTTTGAGTAGTTGGCTAATCCTTGGGCTTCCTTTGCAGTGTGAGCTCAATCACATGTTACAAGGTGATTCCGTTTCTGGCCATTTGAAGAGCTTTTTTGTCACCGTGTGGGTTGCTTTCAAGTACTTGCTGGAACATTCTTATGTATCTCTAGCAGGTGCTTTGCTACTGCTAATTGTATCTGTCACATTTGTACCATCGAAAGTTTCGCGGAAGAAACGAGTGATGATTGGTGTACTTCATGTTTCTGCACACTTGACTGCCGCACTAATTCTTATGCTACTTATGGAATTGGGCATAGAGACCTGCATCAGGCATAAACTTTTGGCGACTTCAGGTCTGTCTTTATACATTCTGAtgtgtgtgtattttttttttcactcaagaTGTTGACTTTGCATGAATCAGTGGATGTTTTAATTGATCCTCTGCTTTGACATAATGGAGAAGTGAGCGCGTCTCCAGTGGAAAACTGATGTTCAATTGATGATATAATTTCGTTAATTGTCCTCTTGTAGCACATCTACGCTGCGTCTACTCTTAAACTAAGACACTGCAATTTTCTTGTGCTTGTGTGCCATGTCCTCGTGTTGGATAAGTAAGCATTCACATAAGTGTCTTGAGGTGCTGACCTAGATTTTTGTCTTAGGTTATCACACATTGTACCAGTGGTACCGAACTGTAGAGAGCGAGCACTTTCCAGATCCAACAGGCCTTCGATCTCGTATAGAACAATGGACATTGGGTCTATATCCTGCTTGCATCAAATATCTCATGTCTGCCTTTGATGTCCCAGAGGTTTATGTcctttaaatttattcatagtGCTGTTTTTAGATATGGGTATctcatatgacattttttctaCAATGTGACTATCTTTGGATTGACTTGCTAGGTCATGGCCGTATCAAGGACAAACATTTGCCGGAGGGGAATGGAATCATTGTCACGTGGCGGTGCTGCGATATATTATGCTTCTgtgtttctctatttctgggTCTTTTCCACTCCCGTTGTCTCTCTAGTTTTTGGAAGCTACTTATACATTTGCATTAACTGGCTTCATTTACACTTTGACGAGGCCTTCTCCTCACTTCGAATTGCTAATTACAAGGGATTTACACGATTCCACATAAACAGTGGAGGTGATCTTGAAGTCTATACCCTAGTAGTTGATAAGGTAACCAGTCAGAACTATCTGATGCTTTACTTACATGGACAGTGTGCTCCCTAGTATTATGAAATACCATTTGCTTATTCTTTACTCCGTCATTGATATTTTAAGCAATATGATTTCCTTGTGAACATTTTTTCAGAAAGCCTATTCTTCATCAGagtatattttaaaattgaagcAGCACTATTTGCAGGATGTCTTGAATATTCActattgtttgtttatttgtttatatATTGCACTATTGTTAAACTACATACACCATTGTCTAGAATCAAACACTGGCAGAAAATTTTGATGCGTTTCTGTGTTAATGGCTTCCCTACCAGTATCTCTGTTATTAATTTGAAGCATTTTAGTATATCAAGGACAAGGTGCTTCATGGAAGGGAAAAATCAGCATTATAGAAAAGATCTAAGAGTTTGACTTAGCGCATTGTGTTGTGGAGTGGTCTTATGTTGTACTGGGTTCTTAGATATGAAATATTTGCTTCTATGTGGATTCAGCATTGTGGCTTGTTAAATATATCTGGAAGAGTTTTGACTTAAGTGCATTGTCTTGGGAACTGGTCAATACGTAGGTGTCGTGAGATATACATCACTTGTTTAGTCAGATTCAGTGATAAGGTCCCTTAAATATATGTCGCTCCCTTTtgaatgctaaaaaaaattaagagcaGATATGATTACCTGTATGCCTCATAAAAGTGGGATATAATTTGGGTTTCTGCGGTGAAACCTTAGACTGGCAGCATGTGTTAGTAATAATGACTCCTGAGCATTATCTGTAAGAACATTTGTGTTCTACAATTCATTATTTCCCTGTTGCTACTAGGCTTTTGAAATTAGTGGGATGGTAGGTGGTTGTAAGACAAACTTGCATTAAGAACGATAAAAGACTACTGAAATGCAGAGTTGATTGTGGATTTTTGATTggtaaagaaaatataataatataatagtAGAATGATACCAGATATATGTATCCAAAGGTCATCGAAACTCTGTATGACCTTGACTTGTAATGGAGAATTTCCATATTTCAAAAGTCTATCTGAACACAGTTTTACCCAATTCAAAGTGTCTTTTCTTTGGTCCAAACATTAAATGCATCATTTCTTTCCAGATTTTATGATGCTTTCCTGCTTAACAGTGTAACTGTTACCAACAATGGTGATTCACCTTGTAATGCAGGTTCCAAAGGAATGGAAGCTGGATCCTGATTGGGATGAAGAACCAAAACAGCCAGAGCAGTTAAGCCACCTTAGGAGGTTTCCTAGTAAGTGGAGTTCCG
The nucleotide sequence above comes from Eucalyptus grandis isolate ANBG69807.140 chromosome 2, ASM1654582v1, whole genome shotgun sequence. Encoded proteins:
- the LOC104433212 gene encoding LOW QUALITY PROTEIN: uncharacterized protein LOC104433212 (The sequence of the model RefSeq protein was modified relative to this genomic sequence to represent the inferred CDS: substituted 2 bases at 2 genomic stop codons) — encoded protein: MGSERQSMGLLGTLRMRTILTHTYPYPHEHSRHAVIAVVVGCLFFISSDNMHTLIEKLDKNIKWWSMYACLLGFFYFFSSPFIGKTIKPSYSNFSRWYIAWILVAALYHLPSFQSMGVDLRMNLSLFLTIYVSSIIFLTVFHILFLGLWYIGLVSRVAGRRPELWTIIQNCAVLSIACCVFYSHCGNRAILKQRPFERKSSGWFSLWKKEERNTWIAKFLRIHEFKDQICSSWFAPVGSANDYPLLSKWVIYGEVXNEGFLYXSYGAGSSDEISPLYSLWATFVGLYITNYVIERSTGWALTHPLSVEEFEKLKKKQMKPNFLGMVPWYSGTSADLFKTMFDLLVSVTVFLGRFDMRMMQAAMNKVEDGVEQDFFYDHFSEKDDFWFDFMADTGDGGNSSYSIARLLAQPSLNVTTSDSMLSLPRGNLLLIGGDLAYPNPSAFTYEKRFFRPFECALQPPPWYKLEQIAVNKPEIPTGISELKQYDGPQAFLIPGNHDWFDGLHTFMRYICHKSWLGGWLMPQKKSYFALQLPKNWWVFGLDLALHGDIDVYQFKFFSELVKKKVGDEDSVIILTHEPNWLLDWYWNDVSGKNFSHLICDHLKGRCKLRIAGDLHHYMRHSCVPSDKPVYVQHLLVNGCGGAFLHPTHVFGNFKEYCGATYETKASYPSFEDSSRIALGNILKFRKKNWQFDIIGGIIYFVLVFSMLPQCELNHMLQGDSVSGHLKSFFVTVWVAFKYLLEHSYVSLAGALLLLIVSVTFVPSKVSRKKRVMIGVLHVSAHLTAALILMLLMELGIETCIRHKLLATSGYHTLYQWYRTVESEHFPDPTGLRSRIEQWTLGLYPACIKYLMSAFDVPEVMAVSRTNICRRGMESLSRGGAAIYYASVFLYFWVFSTPVVSLVFGSYLYICINWLHLHFDEAFSSLRIANYKGFTRFHINSGGDLEVYTLVVDKVPKEWKLDPDWDEEPKQPEQLSHLRRFPSKWSSAAPLQDPVKTVRIVDHFVINRMVKTQSEASNGLVNCL